In Phycodurus eques isolate BA_2022a chromosome 10, UOR_Pequ_1.1, whole genome shotgun sequence, a genomic segment contains:
- the tnfrsf1b gene encoding tumor necrosis factor receptor superfamily member 1B isoform X2 has protein sequence MFPRDAMKDILVLLVMLLDVHTFKVLSLPYHAESNTKCKNPDREYLLEALGLCCKKCPPGMRLTRECNRTSESVCEPCEREQYMESWNYAPNCFPCAKCKAYKGLQFAHNCSSTAMSKCACRLGMYCIMESDEKHCTSCQHYTSCKAGYGVSVPGTAYSNVKCKQCRNGTFSDTSSSKEPCRPHTNCHGRPVLRQGTSTSDTFCKPGPLQTSGHPNRTPTMSPSSVVSGTVDSFLGPVVLEGSSSNSLTKSPKADGELVAAVASIVATVVFFVIVAIVLLVLYKTTWTKGTANLHPKDAPNGNFESGNEFETLRTSFAAISPGEQRRLLQSTEGSCDSSHCGGGTRSSHSSQESIGPVQSTLALRHPQDSPSGSGVYSCSVCPVSAGPHVNVTITFNIGDGGSPSPPGDSELHVGQEEESFRTPKQEAGKELPDQESVK, from the exons ATGTTTCCTCGCGACGCGATGAAGGACATACTCGTGCTGCTGGTGATGCTGCTGGATGTGCACACATTCAAG GTGTTGTCGCTGCCCTACCATGCAGAGTCCAATACAAAGTGCAAAAACCCAGATCGAGAATACTTGTTAGAGGCTTTGGGCCTATGCTGCAAAAAGTGTCCCCCTG GAATGCGACTGACGCGCGAGTGCAACAGAACATCGGAGAGCGTGTGTGAGCCGTGTGAACGCGAGCAGTACATGGAGAGCTGGAACTACGCGCCAAACTGCTTCCCTTGTGCCAAATGCAAAGCTT ACAAAGGGCTCCAGTTCGCCCACAACTGCTCCTCCACTGCCATGTCCAAGTGTGCATGTCGACTTGGCATGTACTGCATCATGGAGTCTGATGAGAAACACTGCACTAGTTGTCAACACTACACGTCCTGCAAAGCTGGTTATGGAGTCTCTGTGCCAG GAACAGCGTACTCAAACGTCAAGTGCAAACAGTGCCGTAATGGGACATTCTCCGACACGTCCTCTTCAAAAGAGCCTTGTCGGCCTCATACAAA ctgTCACGGCAGACCTGTGTTAAGACAAGGCACTTCTACGTCGGACACATTTTGCAAGCCTGGCCCGCTGCAGACAAGTGGGCATCCTAATCGCACTCCGACCATGAGCCCATCGAGCGTGGTCTCAGGGACTGTGGACTCTTTCCTTGGACCGGTTGTTTTGGAGGGCTCATCCTCAAACTCATTGACAAAAAGCCCAAAAGCTGACGGTGAACTGG TTGCAGCAGTAGCCAGCATTGTCGCCACAGTTGTGTTCTTCGTCATCGtcgccatcgttctgctggtcCTTTATAAGACCACCTGGACCAAAG GCACTGCGAACTTGCATCCTAAAGATGCCCCGAATGGAAACTTTGAGAGCGGAAATGAA TTCGAGACTCTGCGCACTTCCTTTGCGGCCATCTCTCCGGGGGAGCAACGCCGCCTACTGCAGAGTACGGAGGGCAGTTGCGATTCCAGCCACTGCGGCGGCGGCACTCGCTCGTCACACAGCAGCCAGGAGTCCATCGGACCTGTGCAGTCCACCTTAGCCCTTCGCCACCCTCAGGATTCTCCATCGGGTTCCGGCGTCTATTCGTGCAGCGTCTGCCCCGTGAGCGCCGGTCCGCACGTCAACGTCACTATCACGTTCAACATAGGCGATGGAGGCTCACCCTCACCGCCAGGAGACTCGGAGCTCCACGTTGGACAGGAGGAAGAGTCCTTCCGTACGCCGAAACAGGAAGCGGGAAAAGAGTTGCCCGACCAGGAGAGTGTGAAATAA
- the tnfrsf1b gene encoding tumor necrosis factor receptor superfamily member 1B isoform X1 — MFPRDAMKDILVLLVMLLDVHTFKVLSLPYHAESNTKCKNPDREYLLEALGLCCKKCPPGMRLTRECNRTSESVCEPCEREQYMESWNYAPNCFPCAKCKAYKGLQFAHNCSSTAMSKCACRLGMYCIMESDEKHCTSCQHYTSCKAGYGVSVPGTAYSNVKCKQCRNGTFSDTSSSKEPCRPHTNCHGRPVLRQGTSTSDTFCKPGPLQTSGHPNRTPTMSPSSVVSGTVDSFLGPVVLEGSSSNSLTKSPKADGELGAIPLAAVASIVATVVFFVIVAIVLLVLYKTTWTKGTANLHPKDAPNGNFESGNEFETLRTSFAAISPGEQRRLLQSTEGSCDSSHCGGGTRSSHSSQESIGPVQSTLALRHPQDSPSGSGVYSCSVCPVSAGPHVNVTITFNIGDGGSPSPPGDSELHVGQEEESFRTPKQEAGKELPDQESVK; from the exons ATGTTTCCTCGCGACGCGATGAAGGACATACTCGTGCTGCTGGTGATGCTGCTGGATGTGCACACATTCAAG GTGTTGTCGCTGCCCTACCATGCAGAGTCCAATACAAAGTGCAAAAACCCAGATCGAGAATACTTGTTAGAGGCTTTGGGCCTATGCTGCAAAAAGTGTCCCCCTG GAATGCGACTGACGCGCGAGTGCAACAGAACATCGGAGAGCGTGTGTGAGCCGTGTGAACGCGAGCAGTACATGGAGAGCTGGAACTACGCGCCAAACTGCTTCCCTTGTGCCAAATGCAAAGCTT ACAAAGGGCTCCAGTTCGCCCACAACTGCTCCTCCACTGCCATGTCCAAGTGTGCATGTCGACTTGGCATGTACTGCATCATGGAGTCTGATGAGAAACACTGCACTAGTTGTCAACACTACACGTCCTGCAAAGCTGGTTATGGAGTCTCTGTGCCAG GAACAGCGTACTCAAACGTCAAGTGCAAACAGTGCCGTAATGGGACATTCTCCGACACGTCCTCTTCAAAAGAGCCTTGTCGGCCTCATACAAA ctgTCACGGCAGACCTGTGTTAAGACAAGGCACTTCTACGTCGGACACATTTTGCAAGCCTGGCCCGCTGCAGACAAGTGGGCATCCTAATCGCACTCCGACCATGAGCCCATCGAGCGTGGTCTCAGGGACTGTGGACTCTTTCCTTGGACCGGTTGTTTTGGAGGGCTCATCCTCAAACTCATTGACAAAAAGCCCAAAAGCTGACGGTGAACTGGGTGCGATCCCAC TTGCAGCAGTAGCCAGCATTGTCGCCACAGTTGTGTTCTTCGTCATCGtcgccatcgttctgctggtcCTTTATAAGACCACCTGGACCAAAG GCACTGCGAACTTGCATCCTAAAGATGCCCCGAATGGAAACTTTGAGAGCGGAAATGAA TTCGAGACTCTGCGCACTTCCTTTGCGGCCATCTCTCCGGGGGAGCAACGCCGCCTACTGCAGAGTACGGAGGGCAGTTGCGATTCCAGCCACTGCGGCGGCGGCACTCGCTCGTCACACAGCAGCCAGGAGTCCATCGGACCTGTGCAGTCCACCTTAGCCCTTCGCCACCCTCAGGATTCTCCATCGGGTTCCGGCGTCTATTCGTGCAGCGTCTGCCCCGTGAGCGCCGGTCCGCACGTCAACGTCACTATCACGTTCAACATAGGCGATGGAGGCTCACCCTCACCGCCAGGAGACTCGGAGCTCCACGTTGGACAGGAGGAAGAGTCCTTCCGTACGCCGAAACAGGAAGCGGGAAAAGAGTTGCCCGACCAGGAGAGTGTGAAATAA